A genome region from Fusarium musae strain F31 chromosome 5, whole genome shotgun sequence includes the following:
- a CDS encoding hypothetical protein (CAZy:GH2~CAZy:GH5) yields MLRPQANASRELVSLDGVWNFALSQSVDIDDERAWERTIPPNIQVPVPASYNDIFIDSNIRNHVGWVYYQRRFTVPLNWSQQRYFLRFDAATHRGRVYIDDQFMAEHIGGYTPFEVDISDIVHPGKAVRLTVAVSNELDWHTIPPGRIETLKNGKRKQHYQHDFFNYAGLARSVWLFTVPSICVKDITVVTKVEGTTGIVDFDIATSIPLDHHSVKVTLVDEDERSVSHISELSGSLVVESVHLWQPGSAYLYHLRAEIFSGDTVVDTYELPVGIRTVEVSGNKVFINGKPFYFTGFGKHEDTPIRGKGHDPAYMIHDFQLMKWMGANSFRTSHYPYAEEVLEYADRHGIVVINETAAVGLNLTIVAGLFGHKPIPTFSPETMNDETQAAHAQAIRELVARDKNHPSVVMWTVANEPAASEPGVREYMEPLVTLNRELDPTRPICFANENQANIHTDLIADLFDVICLNRYYGWYLHTGDLEEAEQGLEQCLRSWEGKYNKPIIMTEYGADTMAGLHTVGDIPWSEEYQSRVLEMSHRVFDRVESVVGEQVWNFADFQTPSSFIFRVDGNKKGVFTRDRRPKSAVQALRKRWTEMKAND; encoded by the coding sequence ATGCTCAGACCTCAAGCCAACGCCTCTCGAGAACTTGTCTCACTGGATGGTGTCTGGAACTTTGCCCTTTCCCAATCGGTCGACATTGATGACGAAAGAGCTTGGGAACGAACCATACCGCCAAATATCCAAGTTCCTGTTCCCGCCAGCTACAACGACATTTTCATTGATTCCAACATTCGCAATCATGTTGGCTGGGTATACTACCAAAGGCGCTTCACTGTTCCGCTGAACTGGTCTCAACAGCGTTACTTTCTGCGCTTTGACGCTGCGACACATCGAGGGCGTGTGTACATCGACGACCAATTCATGGCGGAGCATATTGGGGGCTATACTCCATTCGAGGTAGACATCTCGGATATTGTCCACCCTGGCAAGGCAGTTCGCCTCACTGTGGCGGTCAGCAATGAACTTGACTGGCATACTATTCCACCAGGAAGGATAGAGACACTCAAGAATGGCAAGCGAAAGCAACACTACCAGCATGACTTCTTCAACTATGCAGGGCTTGCGAGATCTGTGTGGCTGTTCACTGTTCCCAGTATCTGTGTCAAGGACATCACAGTTGTCACCAAAGTGGAGGGCACTACTGGTATTGTGGACTTCGACATTGCTACTAGTATTCCTCTGGACCATCACTCAGTCAAGGTGACACTCGTGGACGAAGATGAACGTTCTGTCAGTCATATTTCTGAGTTAAGTGGCTCCCTGGTCGTTGAATCGGTTCACCTTTGGCAACCAGGATCAGCATATCTCTACCATCTTCGGGCAGAGATATTCTCTGGGGACACAGTAGTGGACACTTACGAACTACCAGTTGGGATAAGAACAGTTGAAGTCTCAGGAAACAAGGTTTTTATCAACGGAAAGCCATTCTACTTCACAGGATTCGGGAAACACGAAGATACACCAATCCGAGGCAAAGGCCACGACCCAGCGTACATGATTCACGACTTTCAACTGATGAAGTGGATGGGAGCCAACTCTTTTCGAACTTCGCATTATCCATACGCAGAAGAGGTTCTCGAGTACGCAGACCGCCATGGAATTGTTGTCATAAATGAGACAGCTGCAGTCGGTCTCAACCTGACCATTGTTGCTGGACTCTTTGGACACAAGCCAATACCGACTTTCTCACCAGAGACCATGAATGACGAAACACAAGCAGCCCACGCTCAAGCCATACGTGAACTCGTTGCTCGCGACAAAAACCACCCTAGTGTTGTCATGTGGACGGTTGCAAATGAGCCCGCAGCCAGTGAGCCTGGTGTGAGGGAGTACATGGAGCCATTGGTGACACTGAACCGTGAATTGGATCCGACGCGACCTATTTGTTTTGCCAACGAGAACCAGGCAAATATCCACACTGATCTTATCGCCGATCTTTTCGATGTGATATGCCTCAACAGGTACTACGGCTGGTATCTCCATACTGGTgaccttgaagaagcagagcaaggTCTGGAGCAATGCTTGCGAAGCTGGGAGGGCAAATACAACAAACCAATCATCATGACAGAGTATGGCGCTGATACCATGGCTGGGCTGCATACGGTTGGAGACATTCCCTGGAGTGAGGAATATCAGAGCCGGGTCCTGGAAATGTCACATCGAGTATTTGATAGAGTGGAGAGTGTAGTTGGAGAGCAAGTTTGGAATTTTGCCGATTTCCAGACTCCATCTAGCTTCATTTTCAGGGTTGATGGCAACAAGAAAGGTGTATTTACGCGGGATCGAAGACCAAAAAGTGCTGTGCAggcgttgaggaagagatggaCTGAAATGAAAGCCAATGATTAA